From the Croceicoccus marinus genome, the window ATGAGAATGGGGCCCGAGAGCACAACGTCGATTTCGTCTTCGTCGACATTGAACGCTATGCCGAGCGTGCCGCCCTGAAATCTGATGAGTTCCTCAAAGCCGACGGAAGGAAGGCCGGCCACCTTGGCCACACCAGTGGCAATGGCGGTGATCGTGCCGACCTCCTTCGATGTCAGCTGCGGTTTGAATGTTTTTCGCGCCTGTCCAACTGCGGATAAGGCAGGACCGAGAACACTCGGCAAGTTCTCAGGCTTGACGATCATTCGCCCTTCCTGTCCAGTTTTGATGGTTCAGTGATTTTAGGTTGAGACCCTCGGTTTTCGCGATCGATGTTGAGCCGTACTTTAGGGTGGTCTGGGTCTTTACTTCACCTCTCTCCGCAAGTAGTCCATCGACCTGGCTTTCAAGAGACGTCAGATAATCGGCGATGCTCCAGGCGAGCTTTTGTCCATTTGCGATCAGCTCAATCCCGCCGACCAATTCGGGGGCGACAACGAACCGGACGCGGACGTCGATTGAGAAGATATCGTGGAGCGCTTTTTCGATTGCCGCGCGGTGTTCGGCGGGCAAATCAAATGCGCTGCGCACAAGCGCCGGATCAGGGGTCGTCTCGAGAGCCTTGCCAAGTCGCTCCTTGGACCCGCTGTCCATCTCCAGCAGCCGGTCGATGAAGACCTCGCTTATGCGCTCGTCGACATTCGCGGCGGCAAGATCCTTTAACGCCATTCGCGCAACGGAAAAAACCTCCTGCTGGGCCTGGCGGGAGATTGCTTGATTGAGATTGTGAGCCTCGCTTAGCAGCGCTTCCTGTCGTTTTGCACGCATGCCATCGGCGGCCTTCCGTGCTTCGTCGAGGAGCCGCTGTCGCTCCACGCCCACTTCTATGATCGCCATCTTCATGCGGTCGGTGCGTTGCTGATCGAACTGCTCGTTCTTGCGCCGGAACTCCTCGCGCTCTCGTTCCGCTTCCGCCTTTCTTGCGTCGGCGTCGGCGAGTTCGGCAGCGATCCGTTTTTCGCGCGCATCGATCGCGCCTAGGATCGGGCGATAGAGAAAGCGCTTCAACAGCCACACCAGGATGAGAAAGTTGAGCGCTTGCGCACCGACAGTGAACCAATCGATGAGCACGGACTACTGTCCCGCGGTCTGAGCGATGATGTTACTCCAAAACGGATTGGCGAAGATGAGTATCATCGAGATCACGAAGCAATAGATTGCGACCGACTCGATCATGGCCAGCCCCACAAACAAGGTTCGTGTGATCGTGGCAGAAGCATCCGGCTGCTGTGCCAGCGAGCTCAGCGCCGTGGCGACCGCGCGTCCTTCGCCCAGCGCGGGCCCGATACTCCCAAGGCGATCGTCAGTCCGGCAGTGACGATTGAAGCAATCGCAATTAGCGTCGCGCTATCCATAATGCCTCCTTTTTGTTGACGCCGTTCATGCTGAAGGAACTGGTCGTGGCTCTGATCTAGGACCAGTAACGCGTGTGGCGGCAGCGATATATACGGTGGCCAGAATGCTGAAGATGTAGGCTTGCACCATGCCGGTGAGCAGTCCGAGCGCACTCATCACGACGGGGAAAATGAACGGCGTGACGCTGAGGAGGATGGCGAGGATGAGCGCTCCGCTCATCATGTTGCCGAACAGACGCACGGCGAGTGCCAATGTGCGCGACAGTTCACTGATGATGTTGAACGGCAGCATGATGGCTGTCGGTTCCAAATATGATTTGAGATATCCGCCCAGACCCTGTTCCCGAATGCCGTACAGCGGGACGATCACCCAGACGCACAGCGCCAGAGCCGCCGTTGTCGAAAGCGAACCGGTCGGTGGCTCGTAGCCAGGGACAATCGTGAACAGACTGGCCAAGGCGACGAACAGGAAGAGCGTTCCTAAAAAG encodes:
- a CDS encoding F0F1 ATP synthase subunit delta, producing the protein MLIDWFTVGAQALNFLILVWLLKRFLYRPILGAIDAREKRIAAELADADARKAEAEREREEFRRKNEQFDQQRTDRMKMAIIEVGVERQRLLDEARKAADGMRAKRQEALLSEAHNLNQAISRQAQQEVFSVARMALKDLAAANVDERISEVFIDRLLEMDSGSKERLGKALETTPDPALVRSAFDLPAEHRAAIEKALHDIFSIDVRVRFVVAPELVGGIELIANGQKLAWSIADYLTSLESQVDGLLAERGEVKTQTTLKYGSTSIAKTEGLNLKSLNHQNWTGRANDRQA
- a CDS encoding F0F1 ATP synthase subunit A, which produces MRLSPDDMVFWQQGFFKLNGTIVFTWGLMLVLAIGAMLITRNLSTELHRSRWQNLLEIIVTGIEQQIEDVGLRPARKYIGFLGTLFLFVALASLFTIVPGYEPPTGSLSTTAALALCVWVIVPLYGIREQGLGGYLKSYLEPTAIMLPFNIISELSRTLALAVRLFGNMMSGALILAILLSVTPFIFPVVMSALGLLTGMVQAYIFSILATVYIAAATRVTGPRSEPRPVPSA